From a single Aricia agestis chromosome 17, ilAriAges1.1, whole genome shotgun sequence genomic region:
- the LOC121735157 gene encoding uncharacterized protein LOC121735157, which translates to MSTVMFTGNVPATLDLDSLQKIHDELKKNTTNSTNSNKRENNARSVKNSIEGDTIASLKYTAVQTCDIFDKVLQNKSYALRCLALTSVKLTNDFYQHVLDSISDIIESTAKRILRNYIKTSTNAKHINSILNTLMICLMESEMEFSIFENFEPHEWRIEMLTYSLFSAWDVDFNTRKNLIDKMNNMESINYNKHSTYSIEDVLDIILSSEVDVYFFSDLLNLMEQNPDCLDVIRQNILLTKFPLLQYEIEKMKTHYLSEYFNLFDNTDNNIDLKYLTKYPCDVLNILLSKTPNELNDLERLLELSLMDMTKRIKLLLKLKKKESILKWKYEIVFEIVKERIAIIFSSYKEYLQLQRNVSENLFLPSQFTISCTCYISDCRFHKTTECCDLLYNLNCSIARVMFNCMELSECTINLVDTLILKFMSSEKIIQVIKALDIVEDYEIKFKEEELDALFSKIFSCTNFDREVHEYVVQKYFTGSYEKTVDQLLGEIERETDSVVDMFDKVQSCYKKSSVLFREEVPINNWDEKQLRMWSKLARCQENTNKIPDEEILAVIKAAAKNTLNLQLRHIQLISVILMIKSNKGKGRLSQINTGEGKTLIIAILAAYNVLKGHTVDVYTSSALLAIPQSKKYGNFYSVLNITITHNIEYNSDYDKDVIYGTNHSFQRDVLRDEFRKSGVRKNRKFDIAIVDEVDNMLIDGNNWTLKMRSDMPVMDYLEVLLAAIYIQVNEAARSLIQKDGKTYYLVQETPLNDDGSVKPKIDVEEVEIKGSIKSFIMECTNNHMRKLIRDVEHCKNIEKGYPEIKIPNHLREVICKVQLEKWISNAISARFQYVKDEDYILKNGKIIIVDADNTGALQLNSSWSNGLHQFLQIKHGARVEPENFTSNFISNVALFNRYVSKVYGLTGTLGSAEAKSFLQNTYNVDSVVVPPFKLKQHKHLKPIMINNKENRYEEIAKSCIRKLSYGQAALIIIKYIREAEELRDIFLYKFNYDSSKVKLVKTDDDSEILEKLLNSGEVIITTNIAGRGTDINLSKDVEQNGGLHVCLTFLPLNSRVEHQNIGRTSRKGNKGTSQLVIHDPQGFGEIKAIRALRDKKEANAMSQASETVKKIKTKDTIFRSFCEILNKIVDPHNDLQETYQTAAEERFAIWLVINTEHGIEKDVHERFETFKKEILNDYQNNCLIKNPCMYINLGNKYLAKKEYEKAILKYNQAIILDKNFSEFAYYNRARSYLAKYGSDMKENEHFINEAIKDLENTRKLIVEKEYALHLLQTASQGEVFSEQVSHKLNLYNYIKNTIDLAIGPDVKALNEQTKRITEELKKPDLETDVKSKLEESLKELNEYKKETGTIGRAKCKSFNISVDSIGKDFIPSSDLESHKQELQELKMNGWLDGFKVTEIKPIDWYAVTGLLFIGLGQLIIGAALTVFTLGAGATIGMGLIGEGVSDIITAVKDGIFNRDFDWATWALMKAISIAVTVCCAGLKAIKDVAKTAYAGAKNVVTSGVKCVTQTTKEGWVFVAKKIGLDLAKGVAKEIVTDLVAYSIDKTILPMIEEILIDKVREPIQEALLNNSKVAKMLQFDVKNGNHNFENEIRSIAQKLLTPKEYSKLRTIAMTIVTQVEDKKGLTISRQVCTGLEGMYELATFTSNFISKLLNEINSIKVDLEADKNDVAHINKTQSEETAIEVYHHNNEFKDSENYIDLSKAHQAEEQIKLDKKPQSTSNLSSEIAGMVSSNMIQILKGKIVTPVVQMGANYTIDQLSSNVSRCLDGEIENYRSMKNIINSQNKLSKNKNNSKPALSKQEEKTVDKIIDDLNKGGPAGLIHLGAISTVTDHPIEVYDEKGRHKYTIGDDKKSKPIQIQYNAPEDGSDVGHFTLKGQREPSRKSDADNMCLFNVIAEQTGKNPNDLKNETLNVMKNNKVEIAKQVKHMHRLQMYDRSRLLEGGAQYNGKRPKDAKHFIRNSCGVKGFKNKNKGHADIHFSFEGKTQGILDIISEESKHPIEIYDSEGNLSYTVGEKNGKPPIKIRYDKHTSKNSGGFCSLDGKVKYNLHDLNDMNFYKTVSDHTGCDAKNLKKTISSNMDAKPAPATGFLSDANGELGFHYLYSKMDAKSVPASRNCVENESLKCPKTGFLSEEDGALVFHYAMQTEKAKKAMEELNKYGPGSNKITTHRRQEVLIAAKDLNLPSPVYGGSWENGKLIVSWPVTDVMLVLQHYDGHQYNKNARAHIQTFYPCNPMN; encoded by the coding sequence ATGTCGACTGTCATGTTTACAGGAAATGTCCCTGCAACTTTAGATTTAGATTCATTGCAAAAGATTCACGatgagttaaaaaaaaacactacaaaCTCCACAAATTCAAACAAGCGAGAAAATAATGCTAGATCTGTGAAAAATAGTATCGAGGGCGACACGATAGCTTCTTTAAAATATACAGCTGTACAAACGTGTGATATATTTGATAAAGTACTACAAAACAAAAGTTACGCTTTGCGATGCTTAGCTCTAACATCTGTAAAATTGACTAACGATTTTTACCAACACGTTTTAGACTCTATCTCTGATATTATTGAATCAACTGCAAAGAGAATACttagaaattatataaaaacgtCTACAAACGCCAAACATATAAATTCTATTCTTAATACCCTCATGATTTGTTTGATGGAAAGTGAGATGGAATTCTCAATTTTTGAAAACTTTGAGCCGCACGAATGGCGGATAGAAATGCTTACATATTCACTGTTTAGTGCATGGGACGTCGATTTTAACACAAGAAAAAATCTAATAGACAAAATGAATAATATGGAGTCAATCAACTACAATAAACATAGCACATATTCCATAGAAGACGTATTGGATATTATTCTATCCAGTGAAGttgacgtttatttttttagtgaTCTTCTTAATCTGATGGAGCAGAATCCGGATTGCTTGGATGTGATTAGGCAGAATATACTGTTAACTAAGTTTCCGTTACTTCAATATGAAATAGAGAAAATGAAAACGCACTATCTCTCTGAGTATTTTAACCTGTTCGACAATACTGATAACAATATTGATCTTAAATACCTTACTAAATATCCTTGTGATGtactgaacattttattgagtAAAACACCGAATGAACTGAATGACCTAGAACGATTACTAGAACTCAGTTTAATGGACATGACAAAACGAATCAAACTTCTTCTCAAACTAAAGAAAAAAGAATCTATTCTGAAATGGAAGTACGAAATAGTATTTGAGATAGTAAAGGAAAGAATTGCGATTATATTTTCATCTTACAAAGAATACCTACAGTTGCAGCGTAACGTTTCcgaaaatttatttttgccGTCGCAATTTACAATTTCGTGTACGTGTTATATTTCAGATTGTCGGTTCCACAAAACTACGGAATGTTGTGACCTATTGTATAACTTGAACTGCTCAATAGCGAGAGTGATGTTCAATTGCATGGAATTATCAGAGTGCACTATTAATTTAGTGGACACATTGATCTTAAAATTCATGAGTTCAGAAAAGATTATTCAAGTCATCAAAGCACTCGATATTGTTGAAGACTACgaaattaaatttaaagaagaagaattaGACGcacttttttcaaaaattttcagtTGTACGAATTTTGATCGTGAAGTTCATGAATACGTtgttcagaaatattttacaGGTTCTTATGAAAAAACAGTAGATCAACTGCTTGGTGAGATAGAGAGAGAGACGGACTCTGTGGTCGATATGTTTGATAAAGTGCAGTCTTGTTATAAAAAATCATCTGTCCTTTTTCGTGAGGAAGTTCCAATAAATAATTGGGATGAAAAACAATTAAGGATGTGGAGTAAACTGGCTAGGTGTCAggaaaatacgaataaaattcCCGATGAAGAAATATTAGCAGTTATTAAAGCTGCagctaaaaatactttaaacctTCAACTTCGGCACATTCAACTCATATCTGTGATTTTGATGATAAAATCTAACAAAGGAAAAGGAAGACTGAGTCAAATCAATACTGGCGAAGGTAAGACTCTTATAATTGCAATATTAGCTGCTTATAATGTATTGAAAGGTCATACTGTAGATGTTTACACAAGCTCGGCTTTATTAGCCATCCCCCAATCGAAAAAGTATGGAAACTTCTATTCtgttttaaatataacaattacacATAACATTGAATATAATTCCGACTATGACAAAGATGTGATTTATGGTACGAACCATTCCTTTCAACGTGATGTACTCCGCGATGAGTTCAGAAAATCAGGAGTACGAAAAAACCGTAAGTTTGATATTGCCATAGTCGATGAAGTAGATAACATGCTTATAGATGGCAACAATTGGACCCTGAAGATGAGAAGCGATATGCCTGTGATGGATTATTTAGAAGTGTTGCTTGCAGCTATTTATATACAAGTGAATGAAGCTGCTCGATCTTTGATTCAGAAAGAcggaaaaacatattatttggtACAAGAGACTCCATTAAATGACGATGGTTCTGTAAAACCAAAAATCGATGTTGAAGAGGTGGAAATTAAAGGATcgataaaaagttttataatggAATGCACCAACAATCACATGCGAAAGTTGATTCGAGATGTTGAACACTGCAAAAACATAGAAAAAGGCTACCCCGAGATCAAAATACCAAATCATTTAAGAGAAGTAATTTGTAAAGTCCAGTTAGAGAAATGGATATCGAATGCAATAAGTGCAAGATTTCAATATGTTAAAGACGaggattatattttaaaaaacggcAAAATTATAATTGTGGATGCAGATAACACAGGTGCATTACAGCTTAACAGTTCGTGGTCAAACGGTTTACATCAATTTCTTCAAATAAAGCATGGAGCCAGAGTTGAACCGGAAAATTTTACATCTAATTTCATATCAAACGTTGCACtttttaacaggtatgtttcAAAAGTGTATGGATTAACAGGGACTTTAGGAAGTGCAGAAGCCAAgtcatttttacaaaatacttacAATGTGGACTCTGTAGTCGTACCACCTTTCAAATTGAAACAACATAAACACCTAAAACCcattatgataaataataaagaaaacagGTACGAAGAAATTGCTAAGAGTTGCATCAGAAAACTGAGTTATGGTCAAGCAGCATTGatcatcataaaatatatacgaGAAGCTGAAGAACTTAGGGACATCTTTCTGTACAAATTCAATTACGACAGTTCGAAAGTAAAACTTGTTAAGACAGATGACGATTCTGAAATTTTAGAGAAACTTTTAAATTCAGGAGAAGTAATAATAACGACAAATATTGCTGGTAGAGGCACTGATATCAACTTAAGTAAAGACGTCGAACAAAATGGAGGATTACATGTATGTCTTACATTTTTGCCGTTAAATTCCAGAGTGGAGCATCAAAATATAGGTAGAACTTCCAGAAAAGGTAATAAAGGAACTAGTCAATTAGTCATCCATGATCCTCAAGGATTTGGTGAAATAAAGGCTATAAGGGCTTTGCGAGATAAAAAAGAAGCAAACGCCATGTCCCAAGCCTCGGaaactgtaaaaaaaattaaaactaaagatACAATTTTTCGTAGTTTTTgtgaaattttgaataaaattgtaGATCCCCATAATGACTTACAAGAAACATATCAGACTGCTGCTGAGGAACGCTTTGCAATTTGGTTGGTAATTAATACAGAACATGGCATTGAAAAAGATGTACATGAACGATTTGAGACTTTCAAAAAAGAAATATTGAATGATTATCAAAACAATTGTTTGATAAAAAATCCTTGTATGTATATAAACCTTGGCAATAAATATCTTGCCAAGAAAGAATACGAAAAAGCTATTCTAAAATATAATCAAGCTATTATTTTAGATAAAAATTTTTCTGAATTTGCATATTACAATCGCGCTCGCTCTTATTTAGCGAAATACGGAAGCGATATGAAAGAAAATGAGCATTTTATCAATGAGGCAATCAAAGATCTAGAAAACACCAGGAAACTTATAGTTGAAAAAGAATATGCCTTGCATTTATTACAAACTGCATCGCAAGGTGAAGTATTTTCAGAACAAGTAAGCCACAAGCTAAATCTTTACAactatataaaaaatactatagaCCTTGCAATCGGCCCAGACGTAAAAGCACTCAATGAGCAAACAAAAAGAATTACAGAAGAATTAAAAAAGCCTGACTTGGAAACAGATGTTAAAAGTAAACTGGAAGAAAGTTTGAAAGAGCTAAATGAATACAAAAAAGAAACTGGAACGATTGGAAGAGCAAAATGTAAAAGCTTTAATATAAGTGTAGATTCCATCGGAAAAGATTTCATCCCAAGCTCTGATTTAGAATCACATAAACAGGAGCTCCAAGAATTGAAAATGAACGGTTGGTTGGATGGATTTAAGGTTACTGAAATTAAGCCCATTGATTGGTATGCCGTGACAGGTTTACTCTTCATAGGATTGGGACAATTAATTATTGGAGCTGCTTTAACCGTATTTACCCTCGGCGCCGGAGCAACGATTGGTATGGGACTTATAGGTGAAGGAGTCAGTGACATCATAACGGCTGTAAAAGATGGCATCTTTAATCGAGATTTTGATTGGGCGACTTGGGCATTAATGAAAGCGATAAGTATAGCAGTGACTGTATGTTGTGCTGGATTAAAAGCAATTAAAGATGTAGCAAAAACTGCTTATGCAGGAGCTAAAAATGTTGTCACAAGTGGTGTCAAATGTGTAACACAGACTACAAAAGAAGGGTGGGTGTTCGTAgccaaaaaaattggtcttgATTTAGCAAAAGGTGTAGCTAAGGAAATAGTAACTGACTTGGTTGCTTACAGCATCGACAAAACGATTTTACCGATGATAGAAGAAATTCTTATAGACAAAGTTAGAGAACCTATTCAAGAGGCTTTACTTAACAACTCTAAAGTAGCTAAGATGTTAcaatttgatgttaaaaatggTAATCACAATTTTGAAAATGAAATAAGAAGCATAGCACAGAAACTGTTAACCCCTAAAGAATATTCTAAACTAAGAACAATAGCGATGACAATAGTTACTCaagttgaagataaaaaaggtctgaCCATATCTAGACAAGTATGTACGGGGCTTGAAGGTATGTATGAGTTGGCAACATTCACAAGTAATTTCATTAGTAAACTTCTGAATGAGATTAACAGTATAAAAGTTGACTTAGAAGCAGATAAGAATGATGTCGCACATATAAACAAGACACAGTCAGAAGAAACTGCAATTGAAGTATATCATCATAATAATGAATTCAAAGATTCCGAAAATTACATAGACTTATCAAAAGCTCACCAAGCAGAGGAGCAAATAAAACTAGATAAAAAGCCTCAATCCACAAGCAATTTATCAAGTGAAATAGCTGGAATGGTATCAAGCAATATGATACAAATTCTAAAAGGAAAAATTGTGACGCCAGTAGTCCAGATGGGCGCAAATTACACAATTGATCAATTATCGTCAAATGTTAGTAGATGTTTGGATGGCGAAATCGAAAATTACAGGtctatgaaaaatattataaatagccAAAATAAAttgtctaaaaataaaaataattcaaaaccAGCACTTAGCAAACAAGAAGAAAAAACAGTTGATAAGATAATCGACGACCTAAATAAAGGAGGACCAGCAGGACTAATACACTTAGGAGCAATCAGTACTGTTACCGATCATCCTATTGAAGTTTATGACGAAAAGGGCCGACACAAATACACAATTGGGGATGACAAGAAATCTAAACCAATCCAAATTCAATATAATGCTCCAGAAGACGGGTCTGACGTTGGTCATTTCACATTGAAAGGTCAACGCGAACCTTCCCGTAAAAGTGACGCTGATAATATGTGTTTATTCAATGTTATAGCCGAGCAAACAGGCAAAAACCCAAATGATTTAAAAAACGAAACTCTCAATGTTATGAAAAACAACAAAGTAGAAATTGCGAAACAAGTAAAACACATGCACCGCCTGCAAATGTATGATAGATCCAGATTACTGGAAGGCGGTGCACAATACAATGGAAAAAGGCCTAAGGACGcaaaacattttattagaaATTCTTGTGGAGTAAaaggatttaaaaataaaaataaaggacATGCTGATATCCATTTTTCCTTTGAAGGTAAAACACAAGGTATTCTTGATATAATTTCTGAAGAATCAAAACATCCAATAGAGATTTATGACTCAGAAGGTAACCTATCATATACTGTTGGAGAAAAGAATGGTAAACCTCCAATTAAAATACGATACGATAAGCATACAAGCAAAAATTCTGGCGGCTTCTGTTCTTTAGACGGCAAGGTCAAGTATAACTTGCATGATCTTAATGACATGAATTTTTATAAAACCGTTAGTGATCATACTGGCTGCGAtgccaaaaatttaaaaaagactATATCTAGCAATATGGATGCCAAGCCAGCACCTGCAACAGGATTTCTTTCAGACGCCAACGGAGAACTCGGGTTTCACTATCTATACAGCAAAATGGATGCCAAGTCAGTACCTGCTTCTAGAAATTGTGTTGAAAATGAGAGCCTAAAGTGTCCAAAAACAGGATTTCTTTCAGAGGAGGACGGAGCACTCGTGTTTCACTACGCAATGCAGACTGAGAAGGCTAAGAAAGCTATGGAGGAGCTCAACAAATACGGGCCTGGTTCTAATAAAATCACTACTCATAGAAGACAAGAGGTCTTGATAGCTGCCAAAGATTTGAACCTACCAAGTCCGGTTTATGGTGGATCTTGGGAAAATGGAAAGCTTATTGTGTCTTGGCCAGTCACAGACGTTATGTTAGTTTTGCAACACTACGATGGacatcaatataataaaaatgcaaGAGCTCATATACAGACGTTCTACCCGTGCAACCCTATGAACTAG
- the LOC121735159 gene encoding ankyrin-3-like — LVSVIPERAAKRTPPPNDILSLRSAHQPSGQISESSIDLSSLFQKVPLMSSEAEIAQFFEAVENNNIEKADELLSSTVDVNVRFVEVKNRTALHVAAHAGHYDLVELLVDRHGADINAPDIEGEIPLQLATDGHYMKIVKFLVNRNSKKREYAARFLNTDEVEEFFQAAKANDIQRVTELLDTGVDVNSVDLSDLHRSALHVAAREGHCDLVRLLLDRGAYMQYEDDTDESAYHVALNNDHDNITNLLLEAGYIPDPRDETSSGSDSDVSLNDFFQNTFN; from the exons CTTGTTAGTGTGATTCCGGAACGCGCCGCTAAAAGAACGCCACCACCCAACGACATTCTATCCCTACGAAGTGCGCACCAGCCGTCAGGACAGATCTCAGAGTCGTCAATTGACTTATCCAG TTTGTTCCAGAAGGTGCCCCTAATGTCTTCGGAAGCAGAGATAGCTCAGTTTTTTGAAGCCgttgaaaacaataatatagaAAAAGCTGATGAACTGCTATCTTCGACTGTGGACGTTAATGTACGATTTGTTGAAGTGAAGAATCGCACTGCCCTGCACGTGGCGGCCCACGCGGGCCACTACGACCTGGTAGAATTGCTGGTAGATCGACACGGAGCAGACATCAATGCACCAGACATCGAGGGCGAAATCCCTCTGCAGCTCGCCACAGACGGTCACTACATGAAGATAGTCAAGTTCCTCGTAAACAGAAACTCCAAAAAGCGCGAGTACGCGGCGCGCTTTCTAAACACTGACGAAGTAGAAGAATTCTTCCAAGCAGCCAAAGCGAATGACATCCAGAGGGTGACGGAGTTATTAGACACTGGTGTGGATGTGAACTCGGTAGATTTGTCTGATCTACATCGATCAGCGCTGCATGTCGCGGCTCGGGAAGGTCATTGCGATCTAGTCCGCCTGCTCCTTGATCGTGGTGCTTATATGCAATACGAAGACGACACGGACGAGAGCGCGTACCACGTAGCTCTGAACAACGACCACGATAATATAACCAATTTGCTTTTAGAAGCGGGCTATATTCCCGACCCGCGCGACGAGACCTCTTCAGGCAGTGACTCTGATGTTAGTTTAAACGATTTcttccaaaatacttttaattaa